A region from the Neomonachus schauinslandi chromosome 2, ASM220157v2, whole genome shotgun sequence genome encodes:
- the LOC110571195 gene encoding zinc finger protein 513-like has product MECHLKTHYKMEYKCRICQTVKANQLELETHTREHRLGNHYKCDQCGYLSKTANKLIEHVRVHTGERPFHCDQCSYSCKRKDNLNLHKKLKHAPRQTFSCEECLFKTTHPFVFSRHVKKHQSGDCPEEDRKGLGPATPKEPAGPGAPLLVVGSPRNLLSPLSVMSASQALQTVALSAAHGSSSEPNLALKALALNGSPLRFDKYRNSDFAHLIPLTMLYPKNHLDLTFRPPRPQTAPPSIPSPKHSFLAYLGLRERAETV; this is encoded by the coding sequence ATGGAGTGCCACCTCAAGACCCACTACAAGATGGAGTACAAGTGCCGGATCTGCCAGACGGTGAAGGCCAACCAGCTGGAGCTGGAGACGCACACCCGGGAGCATCGCCTCGGCAACCACTACAAGTGCGACCAGTGCGGCTACCTGTCCAAGACCGCCAACAAGCTCATCGAGCACGTGCGCGTCCACACCGGCGAGAGGCCCTTCCACTGTGACCAGTGCAGCTACAGCTGCAAGCGCAAGGACAATCTCAACCTGCACAAGAAGCTGAAGCACGCGCCCCGCCAGACCTTCAGCTGCGAAGAGTGCCTGTTCAAGACCACACACCCTTTCGTCTTCAGCCGCCACGTCAAGAAGCACCAGAGTGGGGACTGTCCCGAGGAGGACAGGAAGGGCCTGGGCCCAGCGACCCCCAAGGAGCCAGCCGGCCCCGGGGCCCCGCTCCTCGTCGTCGGGAGCCCCCGGAATCTCCTGTCGCCCCTGTCAGTCATGTCCGCCTCCCAGGCTCTGCAGACCGTGGCCCTGTCGGCCGCGCACGGCAGCAGCTCCGAGCCCAACCTGGCACTCAAGGCTCTGGCCCTCAACGGCTCCCCTTTGCGCTTTGACAAGTACCGGAACTCGGATTTTGCCCATCTCATTCCCTTGACAATGTTGTACCCCAAGAACCACTTGGATCTCACATTCCGCCCTCCCCGACCTCAGACTGCGCCTCCCAGCATCCCGTCACCCAAACACTCCTTCCTCGCCTATCTCGGACTAAGAGAACGAGCAGAGACTGTCTGA